Within Mycobacterium botniense, the genomic segment CTCAAGCCTACCATGGACTTTCGAGACATTTACTACGATCTGCTGACACACACCCTCGGCAGCGACCCGACGCCGTCGGTCGGGCCCGGTCGCCGCGGTGTGGGTTTTTTGGGTTAAATCAGCTGAACACAGTCCCGAGCGATAGCCAGCTCTTCGTTCGTCGGCACCACCAGCACCGTCGTCGGCGAGCTGTCGGCGGATATCCGCCGCACGCCGGGATGCGGGTCGGCGTTGCGGCGCTCGTCGAGCTCGATGCCCAGCGCCGACAGCCCGGTCAGCGCGTCACGGCGCACCGCAACGTCGTTCTCACCGATACCCGCCGTGAAGCTCAACACGTCGGTGCGTTGCAGCACCGCCACGTATGCGCCGATGTACTTGCGCAACCGGTGGATGAATACGTCATAAGCTAATTGCGCTGCAACGTCACCTGATTCGATCAGATCATGCAGGCGGCGAAAGTCACGTTCGCCGGACAGACCGAACACTCCGGAGCAGTGATTGAGCATCGACTCGATGTCGTCGACGCTCATCTTCGCGGCGCGCCACAGATAGCTGATCACGCCCGGGTCCACGTCGCCACTGCGGGTACCCATGACCAGCCCCTCCATCGGAGTCAGGCCCATGGATGTCTCGATCGGCCGGCCGCCCAAGACCGCCGACGCCGACGCACCATTACCCAGATGCAGCACAATCTGATTCAGGTCCTCCACCGGCCTGCCCACAAAGGCGGCGGCCTGCTGACTGACGTATTGATGCGAAATGCCGTGGAATCCGTACCGACGGATGTGCCACGTCTGCGCCAACCTGCGGTCGATTGCGTAGGTGGCCGCCGTGGCCGGCAGATCGTGGAAGAACGCGGTGTCGAACACGGCGACGTGCGGGATGTCGGGCAAAAGCGTGCGGGCCACCTCGATGCCCAGTATCGCCGGGGGGTTGTGTAACGGGGCCAGGGGCGATAACTCCCTCAACTTGGCCAGCAGTGCATCGTCGACAAGAGTGGGCCGGTAAAAGTCGTTGCCACCATGAACGACCCGATGGCCCACTGCGGCCGGGGCCACGCTCGACGGATCGAGCCCCGCTTCGGTCAACCGGGCGAACGCCATGCGCAACGCGGCATCGTGGTCGGCGACCGACGACTGTTCGCCGATCTGATCGATGACTCCAGCGGCCCGTGATATACCTGAGTCAGGCTCGACCAGTTGGTATTTCAACGTTGATGAGCCGGAGTTGATCACCAGCACGACACGTTCAGCAACCACGATTGCCCTGCGCCTGGATCGCGGTGATCGCGATGGTATTGACGATGTCTTCGACCGAGGCGCCCCGGGACAGGTCGTTCACCGGTTTGGCGAGGCCTTGTAACACCGGGCCTATCGCGATTGCGCCGGCGCTGCGTTGTACGGCCTTGTAGGCGTTATTGCCGGAGTTGAGATCGGGAAAGATCAGCACCGTAGCGTGCCCGGCGACCACGGAACCGCGGGTCTTGCTGGCCGCCACGGCCG encodes:
- a CDS encoding acetate kinase, which translates into the protein MLVINSGSSTLKYQLVEPDSGISRAAGVIDQIGEQSSVADHDAALRMAFARLTEAGLDPSSVAPAAVGHRVVHGGNDFYRPTLVDDALLAKLRELSPLAPLHNPPAILGIEVARTLLPDIPHVAVFDTAFFHDLPATAATYAIDRRLAQTWHIRRYGFHGISHQYVSQQAAAFVGRPVEDLNQIVLHLGNGASASAVLGGRPIETSMGLTPMEGLVMGTRSGDVDPGVISYLWRAAKMSVDDIESMLNHCSGVFGLSGERDFRRLHDLIESGDVAAQLAYDVFIHRLRKYIGAYVAVLQRTDVLSFTAGIGENDVAVRRDALTGLSALGIELDERRNADPHPGVRRISADSSPTTVLVVPTNEELAIARDCVQLI